The genomic DNA CTGACGCTGGCTATCCAGTAATGAATTGAAAGTATGAAAAAATTCCTCCTGCGACCGCTCCTTGCCTGCGAAAAATTGAATGTCGTCGATGAGCAACACGTCTACGTTTCGATAGAAACGCTTAAAATCATTGATTGATTTTTGTTGCAACGCCTTGACCATATCACTGACGAAACGTTCCGAATGTAAATAAATTACCTTGGCGCTCGCCTGGCGCTGGACGATCAAATTTCCTACTGCGTGCATCAGGTGAGTTTTTCCAATTCCCACCCCGCCGTAAATAAATAATGGATTGAAGGCCAATCCAGCATTTTCTCCCACCTGCAAGGCGACCGCGCGCGCGAGTTGATTAGATTTACCTTCGACGAATGTTGAAAAAGTATAACTAAGGTTGATGTTGCTGTCCTGGGTAACCACCTCCAACGAACGCGAAGAAATGTTTTTTGCAATGCGCGTTTTTGTTTCATCGCGCCGAGTAGTTCCAATCTCGATCACTACTTGCCATTCCTGACCGTTTCCAAAACGGGTTACTGCCTCCATGATAAGTTTCAAGTATTGCTCGTTTACCCAATCTAGCACAAAACGATTAGGCGCAAGTAGCCGGAGTTGCTTATTATTTTCTACAGGCTGTAACGGTCTTATCCAATTATTGAACTGTTGAGAGGGTAGCTCGCCCTCAAGAAAACCAAGACACTTGCCCCACAACGAATTCATCAGTATTTCCGGAAAATACTCCGGCCTTAGTCATTAAAATGTAAAATAAAGAGACAATTTTTGACCATCTAAAAAAACGATTTATATTATATTTTGCATAAACATCAAAAAAGCTGAATGTGACTGGAGGATTGCTGAACCGCACGTATGAAACTCTCGCCACGATCTACGTAATCACGAAACATGTCAAAGCTCGCACAGGCGGGAGACAGCAATACTCGATCCCCGGATTGCGCTA from Gammaproteobacteria bacterium includes the following:
- the dnaA gene encoding chromosomal replication initiator protein DnaA, translated to MNSLWGKCLGFLEGELPSQQFNNWIRPLQPVENNKQLRLLAPNRFVLDWVNEQYLKLIMEAVTRFGNGQEWQVVIEIGTTRRDETKTRIAKNISSRSLEVVTQDSNINLSYTFSTFVEGKSNQLARAVALQVGENAGLAFNPLFIYGGVGIGKTHLMHAVGNLIVQRQASAKVIYLHSERFVSDMVKALQQKSINDFKRFYRNVDVLLIDDIQFFAGKERSQEEFFHTFNSLLDSQRQVVMTCDRYPNELIGLEERLKSRFGWGVTVAVKPPELETRVAILQKKAEQMNAPLPNEVAFFIAKKIKSNVRELEGALRRVVVNSSFIKLPITLELAREALKDLLALQDKLVTIEKIQKIVAEYYQISLSDILSQRRNRSIARPRQLAMALAKELTHHSLPEIGNAFGGRDHATVLHACKKIEELRAANVRVNEDFIHLLESTLNA